DNA sequence from the Thiosulfativibrio zosterae genome:
ACAGATTAAATAAGTCTGGGTCAACATGACCATCTTTTTTCATAAACCCTAAAATTTTCAAACTTTCAGAGAGTTTTTTGGCTTCTTTGTAAGGTCTGTCACCGGCTGACAAGGCTTCAAAAATATCCGCAATCCCCATCATTCTGGCGGGTATCGACAATTCCTCTCGTTTTAAATGATTGGGATAACCCTTACCATCCATGCGTTCATGATGCCCACCGGCAAACTCAGCAACGCGCTTTAAGTCTTTCGGAAACGGTAACATATTCAACATATGAATCGACATGGCAGCATGGTCTTGCATAATATCGCGCTCTTCATCATTGAGCGTACCGCGTTGAATCATTAAATTGGTTAACTCATCGTCAGTCAACAAACTTTCTTTTTCGCCCATCAAGTTAGTGTAGTTTTTACCCGCAATAAACTTTAAAAAATCAATGCCTTCATCATTTAAGAACTCACCACCGGTATTGATTTGTTTTAAACGCTCATAGGCACTGAGGTAATTCGCTTGAGTTTGGGCAATTTCAGTTTCTGAAATACCGTGTTTTCTAACAATCTCTTGAAAAGCCTTCAAATTTAAGCGTGTTTTCACCAACTCTATACGGTCAAATACCGTTTCTAACTTGGTCGACTTATCCATAATGTATTCAGGCGTTGTCAGCTTGCCACAATCGTGTAACCAAGCCGCCGTTTGTAATTCATAACGCTCGGCTTCGTTCATCGTAAAATCTTTAAAAATAGGGTCTTGAGCGTTAATCGCGGCTTCAGCCAACATCATCGTCAACACGGGAACGCGCTCACAATGTTTGCCGGTATAAGGTGATTTTTTATCGATGGCATCTGCGACCATTTTTGAAAAGCTTTCAAACAGTTTTTTGTGCTCGTCTATCAGGCGGCGGTTGGTTAGCGCAACCGATGCCTGGGACGCTAAAGAGCGCGCCAAACTTTCTGACTCAACCGAAAAAGGAACGACCTGACCCGTTTCATCTTGCGCATTAATCAGCTGCAAAACGCCAATCACTTCGTCTTCAAAATCTTTTAGCGGAATCGCCAACATCGACTGGGTTCGGTAATGGGCATTTTGGTCGAACTTTAAGGCGCCACTAAAATCAAATCGATCGTCGCAATAGACATCTTCAATATTCACCGTTTCACCACGGTTACCCACATAAGCCGCCACGGCAGAACAATTGGCTGACCCATCATTATTTGTCAAAGGTATCGCCCCAAAAGGCACGCCTTTGGTGTAGTTTCCGCCCATTTTGATATTAAGTGTACGATTTAAAATAACATCAAAGTGCAACTTACCATTAATAACTCGATAAAGCGTGCCACCGTCTGCCGCCGTCAGCTCTTGAGCACTTTCTAAAATCTGTCCCAACAAAGCGGTCGTATCCGATTGTGCCGACAAAGCAATACCAATTTTATTTAGCTGTTCAATTTTCTTTAAAAATGGATTTGACATGGCACAACCCTAACTAATTTGTCGATTAATTTGCAGTTTGACATATTTTGAGCATAATGTAAATTTGGGTTTTGGAAATACGATAAAGGCGATTTTGTATGCAATTAACGATACTTGGCTGTAGCGGCGGAATCGCGCCTGGCAAAGGAACCACTGCCTTCCTCATCAATGAAGATACGCTAATTGACGCGGGCACAGGCATAGAGCGCCTAAGCTATGAAGCCATGCAAAAAATTCGTCGTATTTTCTTAACTCACAGCCATCTAGACCATATTTCACATTTACCGTTTTTGCTGAACAACCTGATAGGTTTAAAGCTGCCAGCCATCGATGTTTATGCTTTACCCCATACCATTGACGCCTTAAAAAATCATATTTTTAACAATATTATTTGGCCGGATTTCACCCAACTGCCCTCTAAAGAAGAGCCTTGTGTGCATTTACATACCTTGACGCTTGATCGGATGATGTCTTTTGACAACCTGAGTATTCAAGCCTTACCTGCCAACCACTCCGTTCCAACGGTGGGTTATTGGGTGGGTCGCTCACCAAACAAAGGCAGTTTTGCTTTCTCGGGCGACTGCCATCATACGCAAGCTTTTTGGACAACCTTAAATCAACTGCCTAAGGTTGATGATTTGATTGTAGACAACCAATACTTAGAAAAAGAAGCCGCCATCAGTGAACTGGCAAAACATTACTATGCCGCTGCGCTGAGTGAAGACCTGGTCGAACTCAACTATCACCCCAGATTATTCATCACCCATTTACCACCTCACCACGAAGTGGAAGTCTTTTCAGAATGCGAAACCGTACTCAAAAAATGGCACCCTCAAAGGCTGATGCCGGGTATGATATTCGAGTATCATTCAAACTAACCAAAATGACAACCCTGGACAGAAATCTTAGAAATATACGATGTTAAAAAACTTGTTCAACCGCCTCAACCAACAATGGATCGCCATTTTAAGTCTCAGTTTGATACTCGGACTCACTTGGGTGTTTTGGCACAATTTTCATCAAAACAAAGAAATCTCTAATCAAATTGCTTTAGACGATGCTAAAAACTTTACCTATTCTGTTAGCCAGTTTAGAAATTTTTACGCCCAAAAAATACTTCCGCCTTTGCGTCAAAAAGGCATAGTCATCACGCACGATTATCACAACATCGCCGGTTCAGTGCCCTTGCCTGCGACCTTTGCCACTGACTTTGGCGAATATTTGTCCTCAGACAGCCAATCTTACAAAGTGCGTCTTTTCAGTGACCAACCTTTTTCTTGGCGCAAAAATGGCGGTATCCGCGACCAGTTTGAAGCCGATGCCATGAATGTTTTGCGAGTCCATCCAGAGCAACCCTTTTGGCGCTTTGAAGAATCAAATGGTCAAACGGTTTTAAGATATGCCATTGCTGATCGTCTGGGTGAAAGTTGTGTGGCTTGCCATAATAGCTATCCAGGCACCCCAAAAACAGATTGGAAAGTGGGCGATGTTCGGGGGGTTTTAGAAGTGACTCGCCCTATTTCTGGCTTAAATAAAACGCTAGAACAAAGTGCCCAAAAAACATTTGCCATT
Encoded proteins:
- a CDS encoding 3',5'-cyclic-nucleotide phosphodiesterase, whose amino-acid sequence is MQLTILGCSGGIAPGKGTTAFLINEDTLIDAGTGIERLSYEAMQKIRRIFLTHSHLDHISHLPFLLNNLIGLKLPAIDVYALPHTIDALKNHIFNNIIWPDFTQLPSKEEPCVHLHTLTLDRMMSFDNLSIQALPANHSVPTVGYWVGRSPNKGSFAFSGDCHHTQAFWTTLNQLPKVDDLIVDNQYLEKEAAISELAKHYYAAALSEDLVELNYHPRLFITHLPPHHEVEVFSECETVLKKWHPQRLMPGMIFEYHSN
- a CDS encoding HD-GYP domain-containing protein — its product is MSNPFLKKIEQLNKIGIALSAQSDTTALLGQILESAQELTAADGGTLYRVINGKLHFDVILNRTLNIKMGGNYTKGVPFGAIPLTNNDGSANCSAVAAYVGNRGETVNIEDVYCDDRFDFSGALKFDQNAHYRTQSMLAIPLKDFEDEVIGVLQLINAQDETGQVVPFSVESESLARSLASQASVALTNRRLIDEHKKLFESFSKMVADAIDKKSPYTGKHCERVPVLTMMLAEAAINAQDPIFKDFTMNEAERYELQTAAWLHDCGKLTTPEYIMDKSTKLETVFDRIELVKTRLNLKAFQEIVRKHGISETEIAQTQANYLSAYERLKQINTGGEFLNDEGIDFLKFIAGKNYTNLMGEKESLLTDDELTNLMIQRGTLNDEERDIMQDHAAMSIHMLNMLPFPKDLKRVAEFAGGHHERMDGKGYPNHLKREELSIPARMMGIADIFEALSAGDRPYKEAKKLSESLKILGFMKKDGHVDPDLFNLFVREKVYLRYAESYLKPEQIDEVDPAKIPGYEPLPEA